The DNA region CTGAGTGCCACAGAGAGGGCACAGAAGCTGCCTTTGGATGAGTCCAAAGACAGGCAGGTTGGGTTACAttttgactctaaattgcctgcgagtgtgaatgattgtctctatgtgtcagccagAGGTGAGACAAAGTcatgttttgcaagtcacaagtaagtctcaggtctttgcactcaagttcCAAGTAAGGacagtcccaagtcctaaaatttaagttttgagtcCCGAACAAGTCTTAATGTCTTTActaaatgtaatgccattttaacaacagagttaTGAAagccaaaggtcaaaggtcaaagttgacCAACACAACActtaaaaatattcagttaacAATGATATATAACTGAGAAGATTAGAAAAGAAGAAACTGGAACCTGCAAGTTTTTGGAATAAATCAATCATCAAAACTGCTGCtaattttttcttattttatttttaccaacCATTAATGAACCATTAATCTGACCCTGTGACCTTCCTGTATACGCACTCACCTTTGTGACAGTCTTGGCTAACTGCGGCCTGTAGTGGTTGATGAGGATGCCGGCACCGCAGGGTATGAGGATCAGAGCCAGCGATATGATGATGTCAACGTAGGGCACTGCGTTCTGCAGGTCGAAGCCCTGACAGTAGAGGTAGAGCAGCAGAGGCATCATGCCCAGGGCCAGCAGCGTAGAGCAGGACGTCATCACGAGGCTGAGGGGAAACACATAAGGGTGATAGCTTGTTAATCCCAGCCTCGTGTGAACATATCTATGTGGCTGGTGATGGAGACGACAGGTAAACAACTGCCACTGGGCCAGAGATGGTCATTAAACAGAGTTAGTGAAGTTCTGTCACTGGGTGATCACATGGACAGCAAAGCTAGATACTGTAGCggttcatggtccccagagcatgatttgttgttattttggtgACCTATTACCTTTAGTTTAGGCACACCACATGAGTTTAAATGTCTCCTTGATCAACATTCTGGTCTGTAATGGGGAAAATGACTGTATGTAGAAAAAGACAAGGTACATTTAACAGCTGACCCGGAGCTTTTGAGAGGTATAGCCAATatccaaggtcaagaatgaactttgagCCTCAGATTTTACGCCAAAATGGAAGAAAAGTCCGTCACAAATTTTACTACTTaaaacttgacaaaatcaaaaaaaattGTGACTTTAGCTATACTTCAGCCtattgacttgaaaatacttgataccttcccccaagcccaCAGATTACGAGTATGTtaattaaaaagtgtgccacaatTCCATTAATTTCCCTTCCTACCTGAATCAACATGGGTGCAGATCCCGGGGGGGAcgggggggacatgtcccccccaaattctgaaaaacacaaattgtccCCCAAAATTCTAAATAGCTtaaatgattgaaattgaaCAAATGTATACAGTAGTCCTATGTACTGGGAGAAAGGGAAGATGACGAGGAGAAATGGGAATCCGTGAGAGGCGAGAGATGAGAACGTGAGTGGACATAACATGCCTGAGACCCTGAAACTAGAAGTAGCAGTGAAAAGGAGGGTGATGGCTGGTTCCATGTACTACTGGCTgtttaagagaaataaacagtaaaggtaAGAATATGATTCTCTTTGTAgtgctttttgaatgacttggtgatggtgatgagccTCTATGAAATCGTGAAATATGCTGGCAATCTCAAGCGCTCTGTGGACATGATTTGCATgcgtgcaattaaaaaaaaatcacaactgattGTGTCCCCCCCAAACCCAAAGATCTGCACCCATGTGAATCAACAAAAGTTCATCctctgtaaaactgttatgagcagggaaattagctacagagaacaaaacagttttttgaaacatgtttatttctgttgttaagTCGTTAAACTCTCTGTATGGCTGCAAAGTTCAAGTGTTACATTGTGTTCTCTCACTGGGACTGTAATTTTGGCAACTAGAGGAAGTTGGAccaatattttatttactcTGTGCAGTTTCCTGTTTGGTCATAGATCTTTAGAGGACACAAACATTATCATTTCCACAGGCACCACATTACATATAAATCTCAGACCTGTGACAATAAGCACCAGCTCAGTCTTACTGGCTACAGAGGACAATGGATTAATAGTGGATcactttaaattgttttaaacaCTGTGTTAATTGTGTTATATCCTAAGAGGCTCCTAAAAGAAGCATCATGTACACTGCTTTGTTTTATCCCTGAGGTATCTGTGCTGTTAGGTGATTTTACTGCAATCATTTTAACTATTTCTGATCTAGAAGTTTCAGCTACCACCAACGTCTGAAGCTCCTGTGTTCATTTCTTACCTTAATCAACCCCATTTTTGGAGTCTAGCATAAATGCATCACATCAaacaggttgtgtgtgtgtgtgtgtgtgtgtgtgtgtgtgtgtgtgtgtgtgtacctgaggTTCATGTCTCCCTTTAGAGCAAGGGCCAGGAGGTTGGAGAGGCTTCCTCCAGGACAGCAGCCACAGATCAGAACCACCACAGCCAACATATCAGCCAGCTGGAACACCTACACACAACATGAAACCATAATGAATTCATACAGTGTCTGTTTGTACGTCTGactcatggatggattactgaacgagCCTATCGAGCACAGGCAAAATGTTGCgagcacaaagagacacaagataaCCTCCACACAGGCAAAACATCAattaagagacagaaaactaggaaaagagacaaaacaacataaGAAGCACAATCTCAAAGTCTATGTCTATGTAGGCAACATATTCtcatttcaaaatacatttacattttcacaggaaatgtacagtttctgctcgttacatgcatacagtgtttttaaaaacaaacttacaATGTAGGTAAAATACTTATTTTCTTAAGTCTAGGCGACAAAAGCACGCGACtagattcagaaaaaaaatatcatggcTTTCCCTAAGTACAGATGTCACTAATGCAATGTAACATACGTCATGTGTCATACGTCATTACTTTAGCATGCTATACATACGAGCACACTAGgctgtcattaaaataaatgcactgacttttagtttcacaccagaaacaaacagtggactcccaggtgaaagtccaaaGTTTGTTTCACCCATCCACCTCTGCTCCCACCTTCCTTAtatggactttctcactctttttaCTACAGTAGTTGCTGGTGGCGTTACAAACTGCTGCTTCCTGGTGTGTATCATACTGTATCGAAGGCTGCGTCTGTGCCAAATGCCGACATTCACTAACAAAAGCTGAACTGATGAAGTTAGCTGACGAGTTTGAGAATGGGCTTATGTAGGAGCAGTGAAAGGGCcatttgcatatctgtgcccaggggcccattttCTCATAATCCGGCCCTGGTCTGACTGTGTTGCCGATGTCTATTACTGACGACACTGTCTGGATCtctaaatataatacatttataataacagaaaacaaagaaaacacacaaatctCTTTATCTGAGAGGCTGGATAAACACATCATTTATTACCAACATACGGTAGTTGTCAATGAACTGAGTAGTTGACTAATCAGCACTACTTTACCTTCCTATTTATCCAGTGGAAAACCATATTAAATCAAAAGCCACAACTAAATCTGGTGAATACTCAAATATCTTATATGCAAGCAGAACAAAAGCATTAATATTCTTTAAATCGGTATAATGGGGTGCATTCTTTCAGACGGCAGGAGGCCTCACATGCTTcctgtacagtaaaataaagtgtttatgATCTTATAAACAGGAGCACCAACCTTAGCCAGGCAGAAGGCTGTCAGAGGCATGACTCCGTACTGAGCCAACAGTGCTATGGCCACCCCCTTTGGTTTCACTATGTGATgctgcaaagaaagaaaaagatctcAACATGATGGTTTCTATCTTTTATAAAGACAGATAATGTATTTGGACATGTGTGGAGACACCTTGATCTTGGAAACCTCCATGGTGCATCCCATTGAAACCATGATGACGAACATGCAGATTATCATAAGGATGTTGATGGCTTTGTTCATCTCTGGCGACATGACATCCACAAAAACTGAACTGGTGTTAGCGGCCGTCATGTTGAGCTCGAAGCTTTGATTCTGATCAGAGAACAGATCAGCTGTTTGGTCCGGGGTGTCCTCCATGTTGGGGCCGCACGAGAGGGACTGAGTCGGGATCTTAAAACACAAGAGAGAAGTAAGACAATAGATCAGTGGTGGTGGctacagacagttgctctctccttatgaTGCGGTCTAGCCACTTGGTCGAAGATAATAAAGTGTGTGATGGCATCTTGCATGCAAAGAAAGAGCTGGGTCAAAAAGTCTTGTTGTCCCCCAATAACAACACCTATGGGTGCTGGGTGAACTTGCAGCAGATGCATTCTTCCTCTGCTtacctacataaaactgctcacaacaaggtctgtggattattctgagtaaccaggtcatgatttctagaaagagacattgctgttgagttcttcaaatgtacttttttggctctttttggcaccac from Epinephelus moara isolate mb unplaced genomic scaffold, YSFRI_EMoa_1.0 scaffold37, whole genome shotgun sequence includes:
- the LOC126387336 gene encoding sodium/bile acid cotransporter-like — protein: MEDTPDQTADLFSDQNQSFELNMTAANTSSVFVDVMSPEMNKAINILMIICMFVIMVSMGCTMEVSKIKHHIVKPKGVAIALLAQYGVMPLTAFCLAKVFQLADMLAVVVLICGCCPGGSLSNLLALALKGDMNLSLVMTSCSTLLALGMMPLLLYLYCQGFDLQNAVPYVDIIISLALILIPCGAGILINHYRPQLAKTVTKAGLIYLGISMVVIATVASFAIGDTLLTVLSPPLMAIAALMPFIGYVFGYVISSLFRLSQPERRTVAMETGCQNSQLCFTILKLAFPPELTGPLFLFPMVYVIFQLMEAVLLILLFWGHHRFTRKQKEKVTYQPATTEEKSKEASEGTV